Within the Polaribacter pectinis genome, the region TAATACAAATATTAAAATGTTTAATTTTTCTGGCGAAGAATCATCAAAATTAATAAACGGATTAAAGATTGGAGTAGGAGCAATTGCAGGTTATTTGTTAATGATGTTTGTAATGATTTACGGAACTTCTGTAATGAGAAGTGTTATAGAAGAAAAGACAAGTAGAATTATAGAAATCATTGTTTCATCAGTAAAACCTTTTCAATTAATGTTGGGTAAAATTATTGGTAATGCTTCTGCTGGATTGTTGCAATTCTTTATTTGGGGAATTATTTTATTTATTATTACCACAGTTGCTTCTTCAGTATTTGGTGTAGATGTAGTAGAAATGCAAACATCTAAATTACCAGCAGATCAATTAGAAGCAGCAAAACAAGCAGCTAGTGGAGATAAAATGCAAATTATTGTTCAAGAAATATTAGGATTACCAATTTTAAAGTTGTTTGTATTATTTATCTTTTACTTTTTAGGAGGTTTTATGTTATACAGTTCTATGTTTGCAGCAGTTGGCGCAGCAGTAGATAATGAAACAGACACACAACAATTTATGTTGCCAATTATGTTACCTTTAATTTTAGGAGTTTATGTTGGTTTTGCAACGGTTATAAACGACCCACATGGCTCTATTGCTGTGCTGTTTTCTCATATTCCTTTTACAAGCCCAATAGTTATGTTAATGAGAGTTCCTTTTGGGGTTTCTTGGACAGAATTAGCAATTTCTATGACATTATTATTAGTTACTTTTGTATTTATGGTTTGGTTAGCATCCAAAATTTATAGAGTTGGTATTTTAATGTATGGTAAAAAACCAACTTATAAAGACTTATATAAATGGATAAAATATAAAGGATAAATGCAAGATAAAATTGAGCAAGTAGCAGATACCATTGTAGAAGAAGCAAATTCTATTCTAGACTATACTTTTGTCTTTAGTAAAGAAATAAGCATAACCGTTAAAGGACTTTTGTTTGTTGCGGTTGCACTAATTTTAACAGCTTTTATTCTAAAGTTGGTTAGAAGGTTTATTACTAGAAATATGCCGGCAAATGATAAATATAAATTTATAACTGTTTTCAGTTATATAAGATGGTTTGTCTTTTTGGTAATATTTTTAATAGCAATGCATTCTTCAGGAGTAAATGTTACAGCAGTTTTTGCGGCATCAG harbors:
- a CDS encoding ABC transporter permease, whose product is MSKLKLIIHREFIAKVRNKSFLIMTFLSPILMVGMGALVFFLMKKNDEKIKEIVYVDESGLFSKDDFKDTKTVHYQDFTPLGIQETKKKVEDGDYYGVLYIPKQDSLEILAKSIEFYSKDSPGMSVMNSLESKVETKFRNEKLNNFGIDLEKIEASKINTNIKMFNFSGEESSKLINGLKIGVGAIAGYLLMMFVMIYGTSVMRSVIEEKTSRIIEIIVSSVKPFQLMLGKIIGNASAGLLQFFIWGIILFIITTVASSVFGVDVVEMQTSKLPADQLEAAKQAASGDKMQIIVQEILGLPILKLFVLFIFYFLGGFMLYSSMFAAVGAAVDNETDTQQFMLPIMLPLILGVYVGFATVINDPHGSIAVLFSHIPFTSPIVMLMRVPFGVSWTELAISMTLLLVTFVFMVWLASKIYRVGILMYGKKPTYKDLYKWIKYKG